From Argopecten irradians isolate NY chromosome 3, Ai_NY, whole genome shotgun sequence:
TCAGTTTTCTACATTTAACGGTACAGGGAGTACCCCCACGTCACCGCTATCCCCTATGACGGGGTCATTTGGTATGACAGGTATGTTTGACAGTTCAGCATCATACCCAACCTTTCCTCTCACTCCTCTCACTTCACATCTCATGCAGCGAAAACGACGAGCAGAAAACAGAAGTGAATCTAGcaatgagaaaaaaacaaagACTGTCCCAGAAGACAAGAAAGATGAAGCGTACTGGGAGAGACGGCGGAAAAACAACGAGGCAGCAAAGAGGTCAAGGGACTCAAGGAGGTGCAAAGAGGAAGAGATAGCCATGCGAGCTGCTTTCCTTGAACAGGAAAATCTAAAGCTCAGGGCACAAGTGACAATTCTTAAAAACGAGACAGCTAAGTTACATTACATGTTGTATAATAGACTATGATGATTGTGTCTCGGAAATGGCTACGAATGGTGCGTAAATGGTTTATCGAAAGTGCTGCAATAAGTATCCGTGTGTAGTGTGACGAGGAAAGCGTTTTATTtctcatttattcattttaatgccTGGATTAACTGACTAGTTAGATGTTTAAACAATATAATTGTACTGAAATGTTACGAATGAAGGAATCTCGATAGAGACATGGACTCGGGTATCAATATGAGGCGAACATCTTTGTGGTGCCTCAAAAAGATATCATACGAATGTAAAATGGTTATACAGATGTTTCGGGCAGGAGTTTTATAATTCGATCTCGTTGATTACAATCAACATTTAACTTTATCAAATTTTGTTGTCGATGTCATAATAATCAATTGTTTATGCCTAGTCGAGGCATCAAGCATAGTTGTGATGAATATTATTCCTGAAATAGTTATGACGAAAATAGTATTTCTTGAAATAGaaattatatcatttgaaatgaagaaaattaCCCGATCAGAAGAAAAGCTAAGTAATGCATGAGCAGAAGAAAATTTTAGTAATACATGGAGTTCATACTATTGCACTTCctgattttcaaaaaatctgaaattaaaaaaaatctgaatatgtattttaagcagaaaaaatgacacaaaatgaaCAATGGCTTAAGTGCCAATTTACGCTTGTATTAACGAACAAATTTCACCAACAtcattttttacatatagcataATGTAGACATGTAagttataaatgtgtttgtttatttgaatgtttcagtttatatgtatatgtatatctatatcgTTCATTTTTATCGTAGTGCTATTTTAATACTTGTAGATGATAGTTAATGAGAGAGCGTTAATAATCACACAGACAGCTATCGCCATATTGTCTAGAATGTTTCCCATTTTACTTGATATACAATATCGCATATCTATTTTACATGCTTAGTATTGTTCGTTTATGCAGATAAATTCATGTACTAAAAATCGTAAtattattgatttgttttaattttcgaCAGAAATTAACCCTTATTAGTATTCTTTGGtaatagtaaataaatatcaattataatacaaataaatacgAATGTTTCTCttgtttaaaatatgtttttatgtgTATTCTGTGACAGTTAAGTAAAAATAAGCGAGAAAAGGGGATGAAATCATCATGTTCGTTATTTTTAGGTTAATGATCTTCCATGTTAACAAAACCTTTAGTATTGAAAAGATATTTTCGTTTGGAAGTGTAAAAGAATCCGTGAAagtattattgttatatatacattgtatattgaagAAAGTGCTTTAATTTTGACCAAATATGTTCAATACATCACGTATTTGTACCAAATAACTGTTATACTAAAATTAGACTACCTGTTTGGGTTACTTCGTCTTACACATGTAATACACGTGCATGATCTGAATGATATTTGTGCTAGAGAATaggatatgtatatttttgtaatgaaCAAAATCAATGGTACGAAATCTAGTTGTCATCATTTTGAACACATCATATTATATCATTCGTATTGTTAAACATTTTGtaagaagaaaataaataagtaatgtGAAGATATGTAGTTTTCTGTATTTGTTCTTTTTCTAATCGATTTCATTTGAGTGATTTCACCAGTTTAATTCATATGATTAATAGTTATATAACATAAAGAAAAGCCTACACAAGTTTTCTCAAAGAATCGTACCCGTAATCTTGAAGATAATAATGTTTTTGTATCAGCATGTTAGGGTACGTCTAATTATATTCATATTCACCAAAGAAAAAATCGACTCCGTTTGAAGACGTATTCGATGTCTCTGTATACATTCTATAGGCGATGGGATACTAATTGGATGTACTTGACCACAGTGGACAAGGAGGCGGATTGATGTCCATCCGCCTTGTAGGATAGTTAATTATAATTTCGTGTCCGTAACATTGTGTCAATGCCACACCTATATTTCCAAGGTCAGTCCGGATACTGATGTACGGGTAGAAAAAGGGCGAATTCGAGATAAACATGTTTTCACTAACAACACCAGCGATTATAAAGACATCGGTTGCTAAATTCAAACTCATACTCTGATATGAATAATATATTTACTCAAAACTACAAAACTACACTTTGAATATTGATTACAAAAAAAGCTTcattaattaaaagaaaaacactTTCATTTTACTAGAGTAATATTTCTGTATATTTGTTTAGTGTATTCTTCCCTCTAACTACTGTAATGAACGCTTGTCTTCAAGTTAACCatattactttcattttcattttacaatgtatgtactTTCATTTTACCATTATTCCTTGACAACTGTGGGTTTTGTTTGAACTGGAAATTTACAGATGATATAATGGGTCAGTTGTTGAAATGTATAGATGTAAGATGTACTCTATATCGTTGGCCAGTGGCCATTTCATTTGTTCTCGAGGTCAGTTTCAGATAATTACGCCATACTTGCACAATTCATCCATTGCGTTCgacttttataaaatattgcaTAAGAGACAGTGAACTTTTAGCCTCATTGTAACAAATAGAGCGAATCGTTTGTGTGATTATATAATACCTGGAGCGCTTATGACCATGTCCACGGGTCCGTGTTTATCCAGCGATATCGGCAATACACGGACATTACATC
This genomic window contains:
- the LOC138318143 gene encoding D site-binding protein-like, giving the protein MGDAALDLSAKPSTCSPPDRVSPLPVKPCIRNTSTCESGRSSSSSVHSLTNDLDHDISQEEQRRRSPGEYSNHSSPTNIMGDKSSDKSDGAFTPSRPFKMYPMDQFSTFNGTGSTPTSPLSPMTGSFGMTGMFDSSASYPTFPLTPLTSHLMQRKRRAENRSESSNEKKTKTVPEDKKDEAYWERRRKNNEAAKRSRDSRRCKEEEIAMRAAFLEQENLKLRAQVTILKNETAKLHYMLYNRL